TGAACTGTAGTTTGTAGAATAAATTTTTTAGTGGCTCTTTTTTCCAAAAACCCCATAATCCCTAGATTGCGTACCTGTGATATTAGATAAAGCCAAAGAATCCATAGAATCTCGAACACTTTGCTCTGGTTTCAAGTCTGACAAACACTCCAGGGAATCTTCATACCAGTGTGTTTGATCGTGATTATAGCCTGAAGCCCCATGGTCCAGATCCAATTCCTGGAGCCTTCTACTGCTtgcagggcctgggtggctgCCATAAGCAGAATCGCCCAGTCCATCTTGTGACTGTGCCCAATACATATCAGACTGGTATTTTTTACTTGCAAGGCTCTGGTTATTTTGCTTTAACTCAGTCTTATTTTTAACCATGTTATCAGATATCCAGTGCTCACTGGCTCGTATATCTAGCTCACTGGGCGGCTGCTGAAAGAGGCTTTTATCACCAAACTTGAGGAGGAGCTGCGTCATATAATCTTCATGCTCAGCCCATTCTTCAGGGTCTTCTGGGGTTTCGTGCTCCACTCTGCCTTTCCAAAATTCTTCATTGACGAAACCTCCCTGCCTGGCGAGACTCAGATCCTCCAATTTCCGAGAAAGGGTGTCATCAGCATTGCCTGATAGGCCAGGAAACTTGTAGTTTAGAGCAGGCGACAAAAGAAGAGACTGTCTACACTGATCTGCTGACCGACTGCTCTTGCCCATCCGGACACTTCTTCTAGAGTCTCTTGATCGAGCTGACTGAAATGCAGAGTCAGAAGAATCAGAGGCATGGACGTCTTCACCAAGGCTGCATGTTTTCGAGCAATAAATCTGACCTTGTTTGGGAAGGAACGGACACCCCAACAAAGAAGCTTTACACTGGGCACAAGAAAAGCAGGCTTCTGTAGCATGCCAGTGCTGCCCATCATAGGTCATCTGTGCATGGTCGACACCTGTTTTGAAGAAGGACAGAGTAGGAGGTTACAGTTCAATcttgaaataaaggaagaaaaagacaagaatgttTGTATGGGGGAACTCTAAAAGGTGATGGCAATGTCTGTATCTTGAAAGGGCTGTGGGTCACACATGTACAGTTAATTGTCATTATTCACAAATCCCATATTTTTGAATTTgccataattttttaatttgcctaCTTGCTAAAATGTATCTATACCCGCAGAATCAATACTTGCAGAGCTTTCAGGGTTATTTGCTGACAGGTGCAGAATGATGAAAAATTTGAGTCAACTGATGTGCCATGTTCCCAAGCTGAGGTCAAACAACCGACGCTCTGTCGTTTGTCTCTGCGCTCATACTATAACAGCTAACAGAGCCATGGTCGATTTATTATgaagttttctttgcatttttggGCTTTGTGTTGATTCCGCTGTTTAAAAGGGCTCCCAAGCATAGTGCTGAAGTGCTGTATACTGTCCCTAAGctcaagaaggctgtgatgtgccgtATAGAGCACGTAAGTGTGTTAGATCTAGCAGCGTCATTCAGGCATGAGCTACAGTGCTCTTGGCTACAAGTTCAATATTAGTGAATCAGTATACACTAAATAAGGTGTGTTTAAACTAAGACATACAGGAAACAAGATTATCTGTTGAGCAGTTCATGAAAATGTGACCAGAGCCTTGCAGGACCCCAACCCTGACTGTCCCCGAGGAGCAATGGTCCAGTAACTCAGGCAACTTTATAGAACACAACCATCGCAAATAATGACAGCTGACTACATATCCATTGTCAAAACTCCTCAAACtaaaacatttaagatctgtACATGCCCCTGTAAGTTCTACAAAACAAACCCACACAGAGACTGGACAATCATAGGCCGGCTACGCACTTACCGATGTGCTCCCCACAGGTCTCACAGTACTCTGCATAGAGAGACTCAAAACAGCCGCAGCAGAATGGGCGGCCATCCTTCATGATGTATCTCTGTCCCCCCAGGACCGTTTCACACTCAAGGCAGCAGAAGTGTTTCATGTGCCAATGGCGACCCTCAGCTTCTGTGCACTCATCAgcaaaaattatctttaaaaagaaatgggatgAAAAGATCATGGTGAGCTCTTCTAGAGGCCAATTAACTGCATGTTTTCTGGACAACTGACAGACACTGGCTCTTAAAGAAATCACTTAACTAGCTAACCTTGGTTCTTATAGCCTCAGGCTCACATCTTACTTGATTTAGAtatgaaataaaagcatgaattgaaaatgttgaaaaagagaAACTCAGTGCTTGcttaaacttaaaacaaaaaacagatttttacGTAGGAGATCATTCATTTGGTCATATTTTTGCTCTCCAGTCACACTTTGTTGGCATAATCTGGCAAAGAATACATTAACATTGAAATAATTTAGCAGTCTGTATTTTGATACTAAACTCATAAAAATGTCTGCAGAATCAGCAGTTACAGCTATCCAGATGCTGTGCTGTGTGAACAGCACGTGTAGATAATGTTTCTTTTGACCCGGTGGTCATCTCCAgattaaagactttattttttataattttggtttcaaagaaatttcaaattgcatattattgaaaaaaactaaaaacataaatgtataaaagTAAGCACTGAAAGTTAACTGTCACTGATTGAAAGAGACTGAGGAGATACAGAATAAATGCAATAAGGTACCCTGGATTCGATCTTGGAATAGAAAAGAGACACTAGCAGAAAAACTGGAAATCTAAATAAAGTCTGTAGTTAATGGTATTATGCCAATgtcaatttcttagttttgatgcATATACCATGGCTAGGTAGGATGTTAACAATAAGGGAAGCTGGGAGAGGGTCTACAGAACTCTCTGTCATCTCTTCAAgtcttctgtaaatctaaaattactttaaaataaaaagcttaaaaaaaattcctttcacaCCACCATCCCTTCCCACATGCCCCAGGGGTAACCACTGTTAACTCAGTGTATGTCTTTCCATACTAGTTCTGAgtgtatacagatatatacacaaTCTCAACTTACTCTCCctttatttaacaaaaagaagATTATCTACTACTTAATATTCTTGCAACTGGTTTTCTTCTCCCACAATCCATCAAGGACATCCTACTTATCAATGCACAAACACACCTGCTGCCTTCTCTTTATTAGCTGcatattattccattatatgaatgtacaagattatcttaaaaaatatctaaacagCAAAAGCAGgagatatttatattttgcttagaTGTGAACAGTGGAATACTGGCTTACTAGAAGCTTATTTTTTCCAGTGTTAagggataaattttttttttttttttttttttttttttttttttttacctcatcaCATGCTGAACACCGTGGTTTGAGCAGTTCAGCATGGTGCCTGCCACAGTGAATTTTTCCATCCTGATAAAAATAGATGAGGTCGACCAGCAGCTCGTTGCACGTGTAGCAGACAAAACAGGAAGGGTGCCAGCACACTCCAGGGCCCGCACGAGAGGCAAACACTGCAATTTCACCTCCATTTATCTTCAACCCacactaaaaacaaaaggatTTGAAATTTAGATGATCCTTCTTTAAGAACTGGATGCTCAGCCTTTCCTACTTTACACTAAATTCCATTTTGTCAAGAAAGCTTTTATTTGTGGCCCCTCCTGTTAGTGATTAAATAGCTCTTTAATGCTGGATTATTTCTGATTCTTAACTGGAATGAACATGCCTCAGATATACTACCACACTAGACTGTTTCTAAGAATGGTTTCATCCAACTCACATGAAGAGTCCTTTTCCTGAGCCAGCCTCCTATTGGATACATTTCCTACTCTGAGCCAGGAAGTGTCTGAACGTCTTCATTCTGTTTCTGCAGTTTTGAACAGTGGGTGTACCCCAGCACCTCTCTCCATGCCCAGATTTCACCCGATGTTTACACAAGGGCAGACTGACTCCCCCTGTCAGTTATAAACATTAATGTCCACTTAATAAAAAGCTAGGCTGCCTTTTATGTTTTGGAGGCTTTTAGGGCCCACACCTGTGCTGGCCCGgtcacctaccccccccccaaccatacTACATCCATGTCACTACCACGAGCTACTACTCATCCTTGGAAAGTGCTACCTGTTCGCACACGGCGTGCATCACTGCTCTGGACAAAAGTTTAATCGTTCCTCTTCCTAgtgcttctttcttcctttgagcACTGAACACCTgcaattctttcttctcctcttcacTCAGCGACTGGCAATACCGCAccttcagagagaagaaaacagaagcaccACCCTGGAGCACCCAGTCTCCCTCACCAATTCAGTATTTCCAGGGTTAGAGTTTCGGCAAAGAGCAAGTTTAACTGGCCTGCCCCATAAatccccaatttaaaaatggcactGTACCTTTAAAATGACATCAAATCTTATAGCCTCTCCAACAAAAGGGAAATGCAATTTgaaggatctttttttaaaaaaaataaggagtgtTTAAACTTTTATCagagacacttaaaaaaactGGAAGACATTAACCTTTCTACGAAAGGTTTAAACTTGTTAATTGCCACTTTCACTCTCCATTCTACAGGCACTCAACTGCAGGGCCAGCCCTAACTACCAGAAAGCACTGACTCTAGATGAAGGGGCAGGGAAATCTCAGGAATTTATAGGTTCCTGATAAGTGGTGGGTGGCTGCAAACACTATAAAAAAACAACTTGTTGTTAAGTTTATTGCACTGAcacccttttctctctcaaagaatggAAAGCTGTATTCTCAAGGCAAATTTTAACTGAAGAAAGGCAAAAGAGCCCTGGCCAGTGAGGAGGTAGGGTTTATGAGAGGCAGCTCAATGTTTagggtgtattttttttctttaaattaggcTGCTTCCTCTTATTTTACCTCATTATCATGTGGCGGCAACTGGTACAAGAGCTGTTTAATTCGATGTTTCTCTCCAGGGCTGTTAACATAAGGAACCTTTTCCTCTGGTAAGCAAGCAAAGTAGAGCTGGATCTGGGTAAGAGATGAAAAACAAGGACATCAGCATACCGGAAGTGAACATCTTAGCTTACATTCCATCTTAGAAAGTTACCTTTCCCTTTAGGTACAGGGTTTGGCCTCTTGTAGCTAATGAGAAGACCAGCTGAGCCAACTCAGCAGAACTGCAAATCTTCAGATAGCTAGCATCCAGCTGCTAAATTGCTCTTCAGGAATGTAATTTGTAGTGACAATTAGGGGCATCATAAATTATGCACCATAAAATGTGCACACTTAATGCTACTATTCCTCAGCCTATCTCCCTAGGGTCAGCCAAGAAAGAATGCCGGGTGAGTGCTGCATATGACCACACAGGCTGTGTGACGCCGCCCAAAACCCAGACACTACACAAGCACACTCAATTTGCTCTCTGAATTTTACACGTCACAAAGACAAAAGCTGTTTTGTTAAACTGTGTAAACTCTCCCTTATCAGGTTCTCTCAAGCATCAGCTTTCTTTGCTTCCATGGGTGTTATTTTCTAAATACCCGGAGTCCGTTTCCCCACGGAAACTGGAGGGGGGCCATACTGAGCTGTACTGAGGTCACTTTGAAAGGAGAactccatttctgttttgttttgtttttttttccccatggtatTTCAAGGAATATCCCTTAATGCATGTAGAGTACTTTGCAGTGCTGAGAATCAAGGTGGTTCGAGGGGAAAAGATCAGGGAACTAGGGGCTTGTCTGCTTCAGTTTATCTTTCTATCACATAAAACCTACCCAATCGTAAGCTGAAAGAAGGGGTTTTCTGCTAGTAAGTAGTCAAAATATTGCTTTCCTAACCAGTGTGCCAGCacaccaccctccctccccattgTGTCAGCCACAGAAGCTTTTACAGTTAGGAGTGCTTACTGAATACCAGTTCCATGTGCACCGGGTACTGTGCCAGGATGAGTAGGGAGCCCCTATTCCTCAGAAAAGTTCCCCACCATGCAGGAAACCCCCATAACTTAGGAGCAGCCATACACCCAGCTGGGACCTTTTATTTCAAACTATGGCTTCACCTGCATCTGTCACCAGCAATTTTTAGTAAGTTCATCATTATAAGGATATTGAGGAAATAAAACTCTGCATATACAATATTCTCATCTTAAAGTAACAATACAAACAaagcataaattttttttttttttttttttttttttgcaatacaCTCTGTGGTGACAGATTCTTTTACGTGTCAGGTTATCAAAGGTCAAACGTCTAAGCAATAACACTTCGGGTGATTTCTTACAGCTCTGTACTTCTCATCTCTTCCAAAGCAAAAGCATTGCTCAGAGCTGGCATGGAAAtgttcctctttcctttcattaCCTTTCTATTGTTACTTGATGTCTTCAAAAAGTTTAAattcctctcactctctcccaagAGCGAAGAAATTAAGTATGCCcttcaaaagcaaaaatttatACTACCCAGAGAGTAAGGACAAAGGAGGGTAGCATAGCGTGTCAGTAATGGTAGGAATGGTCTGTACATTTTTtagcatttctcaaaaaaaatctgaaatgttgTTGGTAAACAGAGCACATGGAGTGATGAGGTCCCACCTGCTCTGGCCGCAGGCCTGGGGGCACCCAGGCATACTCCTCCAGGGCACAGCCAGAGTCGTCGTCAGATGTGGAGCTCCTCTGGCACCCGAAGGCAAGCTTGCTCATTTTGGGCTCCATCTCCAAAGGCATAATATTGAAGTGAAAAGGCCGGTTTCTCAGTCACAGGACATCAAACAATGGCTGCTGTGGACAATatagggaaaaaacaaagaaattaaaacctgAAGGCACTACTCTTGCCCTCCAGGAACTTGTATGGAATGCTGTTTACACACAGCTGGGCCTGGTTTTCTAGTAACTAGTTACCCGTTTCTAGTCACCAAGTTACCAGTGTCGCCACCTCCCAACCCCCAGGCCCACCAAAACTGCGCATCTAGAGTTACACAATTTGGAAGCAGCCCCCTTAACAACTTAGCATTTCAGAAGATGCTACCAAAACTAGCTTAGTTCCAGCTGCCTTTAACAAGCGCCTCTAACACGCTATTCGTTAGAAGGGTTCTCAAGAAACTGCTTTGTTGACTTTCTAACTTTCCCACAAATGAAATCCTGTGAAGTCCCAAGAGTGGAAGAAGTGTCAGAGATGGCACCGCCTCCTGCCCTGCCTGCTGCTTTGTGCTCCCGAgaccccaccctgctcccaggTCTCCTAATCCCAGCCATTTACTGCTGCCTGCACAGAGTGGGTCCACTGGCAGACTGCTCAGATTTCTGGTTTCTAATCAAGTTCTGAGAGACAGTAAACCTCATTTACTCCCTGACTAGAAATAGCAGTTGAATCCTTAATATAGCACATTCAATCCAAAAGCCTTTAGTATCAATGGGCCAAAGTCTGCCAGACAGTTCATTAATGAGTTCCTTCAACAAAAAGTAATTGAATCCAAGCACGAGGctaaaataaaatcctgttaGCTGACTATTAGTGTGGAATTGCATTACCAGCAGGCATTCATTGAAAAGTCACACCTACTATGTGTGACAAGCTAGCAGCCAGCTACTGGGCAAAGTAAGATGTAAATCCAGTTCTGGATGAAAAGTCTTCCTCAGAGGGAAGGGCTGCAAAGGTGTTAACACAGGGGTCTCTTGCTCTACAGCCCAGGAACTTTGTTATCGGTGTTTAAGTTCCTTGTTAACTTTCTTTTGATTCTTAAACATCATCCCTCATCCCAAGgcactaagaaaaaaagatacaagacTTTTCAGAATCGATGCAGCTTGTTTTATAcctgcccctttccttctccctcccccaaaaaaaaaaaaaaaaaaaaccaaaacaaacaaaaaaaaacataattagcCTGACcccaatttaaagaaaacaaggcTCAGGAAGTTCAATCACTCACCTAAGGTTACACAGCTGAAAGCCAGAGAGTACAGTCACACTACGTGCCTGACTCATCAGACTTCCAAAAATTGTTCTGccttaaaaaattctctctcttgctaAAACAAGTAGGAAAGGCAGTGAACACTCCTGCCTGAGAGGAAGTCCTTTCTCAGCCACTATGTCAAACCCAACTCTACAGTATCAGAAAGTTACCTCTCACAACCCAATTATTAAAACGtacactttttcttttataaatcaaAGGACATAAATTAAAATTGCAACAGTTAACAAATGGAAGGCCAAACATCCAAGGGCTACAAATCGTTGTTAGAAGAAGGAGCCACGCCATACAGTAGGCAGATATTATTTCAACTATTAGTTTAACTTTTCCTTCACCCTGAACAAAAAGTAAAGATGAACTCATTTCCTCCACTATCATTGGGAGGTTACGACCTTTTAAACAAGTCGTCATTTCACACAGGTGCAATTCATTCCCATCTTGACTTAAGAAAGGCTCTCTAAACAGGCACATTCCTCTTAGCCCTCCGTAAAAAAAGGATGTGTTAATGAAAGTCAGAAAATTTCTTGGATCTagtctttcccttttgttttggaaaaagcAACTCCCACATGTCAAAGGAAGAGAACTAGAGGTTAAGAATTTAATTAGTAACTCAAAAATCCCCACCAGGAGaacgggggcaggggggctgggaaCCTTCAATGCAATTTTAACCtgaatattgaaatatatatatttggcccTTCCCAAATCTGGCTGAGGAAGGAGACACTAAGGTACTTGCACTGCAGAAACTTACAAAAAGCATAAATATTAACAAGAacctattaaatattaatatattataaaacaagagaaaacacaaatttaagACAAACCATGGATTTTCCAAGCTAGCACAAAGATGCAGACTACCAAAGATCTGAATTACTTTTACAGCTATATTCCTAGATTAGCCTTTTGCAAAAAAATGTATAGTAAATTGCCATCCCAATCAAGGTAAATCAACTTTAGCACTAAATGACACAATCCACCTCCTCCCAATCTAGATGGGAGGCCACGCCTTGAACTACAACTCCCATATATTCGTCCCAGCCTCTCTACACACTACACTGAGGACTGTCAACCATCAACAATGTGAAGGGTCCAAGTGAAGGGACACGAGTTATCACAGGCAAGGCTTTCAGTTTTATGTGTTGGCATTCTGACAGCTAACTGATTCCTGGTGGGATTAGTGTTATGACATTTAATTATCATCTGGAGCAACCTAATGAGGGCGTGTCTCAATTCACAGGGGGGAAGACGGAGCCTCAGAACGAACTGTCACAGGACAACTGTCCAAAGGCACAGTGGCCTTAGAACTTGGCCTGTGATCTTAAACCTCTAACCCCACACTGCCTCCTAGAGGTGGAACCTGACGAAGCCGGTTCCCCTTTGCTGTGGCCAGTTAGTACTGCTACTGCATCAGTCATGACAAATGACTGAATGTAGGGAGACAGTCCACTTTGCCCAGAAAAGGCACTTCAAGGAAAGCACACAGtgaaaaaggattataaaaattCACCAGCCTCATGAGCTGTGGGTTCAGAGTTTATTCTCTGGAGAGAGCCTCTTTTTGCTTTCTATCAGaagataataaaatgacaaaacattaCATGCATTGGGAAGGTCTCAGAGctgacaaaaaaattaaaataataaaagttacataGCATGACCTTGATAACACAAAAATCTGAatatggatttttctcttttaaaaaattacttgtgTCAGTAGACCCTTATATTCTTAAGCATATCATTTTCTCAAACTGTGTCATATGAAAGCAGGTGACTGACTGCTGATCATGGTTCTTGCActataaaatgttaaagtaataaaaacgataaataaaaacatttcacaggggcgcctgggtggttcagtcgggtaagtatccgactcttgatttcagctcagagcatggTCTTAACGAATCCATGAGCTCAggacccgcgtcaggctttgcgctgtcagtgcagagcctgcctgggattctttcttcctctctgcccctcctctgctctcactctcgcaaaataaataaacttaaaaaaaaatacatgatctcCCAAATACACCTTATGTAGGCATTTACATTTACTGTATTGTAAATGCTTGACAGCACAAAGAAAGAGGGGGACGTGGCCATTACTTATGCTCTGGGTCATGATGTAGGATCTTCCTAATGACATCTAAACGTGGTTCTGTCTCGTCTGCCAAAATACCATCTTTTAGAACAAACACGAAACCATGTGTGAATTAGATCTGACAAAAagatttaattaatttcatttccagGTATTGTCTCTAGGTTGATCATGTGAAATACAGACACAAATCAGGTCTACAAATAAGATGAATTATAACAGGAATAGAACTATCCAAAGTTGGAATTATGATATagaaaattttcaacatttttttttgaagaaccacacTTAGATGGGCAAAAGTGGCCCTGTCCTTTATTAATTTTGtacttaatttttgtaaatttttattttgatgtaatttcaAGCTTCAGAAAAGTTGGAATAGCCCTTTGTAGCCTTTACCCAGACTCATCAAGTGTTTGCATTTTGCTTCATCTGGTTTATCACCATTCTCCTCCTCATGatcacaaacacatacacacacttttgtGGGAGCCTTACGGAAGTGCAGATTTTTAACATCCTCTTACCTAACCACAGCTAAGTTAAATatggtattatattttttaaatgtttattaaaaaaaaaactatatgcaaGACACGGTGCTAGATACTGGagatcaacagagtaaaaagccAAAATAACTTAGTATTCTGTGATTATTCTGAGGAAGGTTTATTGTACTGGTAGTGAAATGCTGTAACTGAATGAACTTAATCACATGTGAATGACAATTATGCATTAACTAATTCTGTGCTAGGTTTGCCCCTGTTAAGGAAATGGATCTGGAAGGGCCCCACCTCTCCAAAGTCTCTTCATAATTCCGGATGTCTCACAATGCAGGGAAAAAAGTAGAACAATGTTCAGGAATGGGTTTGTTCAGGTTCCAGAGTCTGACCATCAAGGAAGCATGTAGAGGGAGCAACACCTTTAAGAGCTAACAGCACTGTCAAAGATGGCACTGAGGTCAAGCACAGAGAACAGATACTTGGATTAAATTACAGCAGGTAAGGAGTTATTTGCAGGTACTATTTTAAAGAGAGGACTAAAAGCAGACTAGAAAGAAGACTCAAGGAGACgaatgacaaaaagaagaaaaggaaatggacacGGGAGACGAGAAGGAAGCCCAAGGTTGGGTAGAGAGAAATGAGATACTTTTTTCTTACGAAGACAAGAACTATCATGGGGATGCTCCAAGCCAGCCAAACAACAGAAGGTGGAAGAgtttcatttcccttctttctccttttctcctttcttccttcaaaatagtTACttctcaccatttaaaaaaaaaactcaaagacaAACAGTTCGCAGATGTAGGACTTCTCAATCATCATATAATTGTCAAGAGAACATCTGACCCAAGGGACAGAGCAATACGTAAAGGAATGGGATCTGGGCTTCAGCATTCAGTAAACCCAGCCCTGAACTCTTCAGACCTTTGGCAAACCACCAAACACAATAGGGCCTTGTTCT
The Lynx canadensis isolate LIC74 chromosome B4, mLynCan4.pri.v2, whole genome shotgun sequence DNA segment above includes these coding regions:
- the PRICKLE1 gene encoding prickle-like protein 1 — protein: MPLEMEPKMSKLAFGCQRSSTSDDDSGCALEEYAWVPPGLRPEQIQLYFACLPEEKVPYVNSPGEKHRIKQLLYQLPPHDNEVRYCQSLSEEEKKELQVFSAQRKKEALGRGTIKLLSRAVMHAVCEQCGLKINGGEIAVFASRAGPGVCWHPSCFVCYTCNELLVDLIYFYQDGKIHCGRHHAELLKPRCSACDEIIFADECTEAEGRHWHMKHFCCLECETVLGGQRYIMKDGRPFCCGCFESLYAEYCETCGEHIGVDHAQMTYDGQHWHATEACFSCAQCKASLLGCPFLPKQGQIYCSKTCSLGEDVHASDSSDSAFQSARSRDSRRSVRMGKSSRSADQCRQSLLLSPALNYKFPGLSGNADDTLSRKLEDLSLARQGGFVNEEFWKGRVEHETPEDPEEWAEHEDYMTQLLLKFGDKSLFQQPPSELDIRASEHWISDNMVKNKTELKQNNQSLASKKYQSDMYWAQSQDGLGDSAYGSHPGPASSRRLQELDLDHGASGYNHDQTHWYEDSLECLSDLKPEQSVRDSMDSLALSNITGASVDGESKPRPSLYSLQNFEEMEAEDCEKMSNMGTLNSSMLHRSAESLKSLSSELCPEKIMPEEKPVVHLPVLRRSKSQSRPQQVKFSDDVIDNGNYDNIEIRQPPMSERTRRRVYHFEERGSRSHHHRRRRSRKSRSDNALNLVTERKYSPKDRLRLYTPDNYEKFIQNKSAREIQAYIQNADLYGQYAHATSDYALQNPGVPRFLGLYGEDDDSWCSSTSSSSDSEEEGYFLGQPIPQPRPQRYAYYTDDLSSPTSALPTPQFGQRTTKSKKKKGHKGKNCIIS